One region of Streptomyces leeuwenhoekii genomic DNA includes:
- a CDS encoding DUF3152 domain-containing protein — MGRHSRRGPAPRGDSADTTGTAESGPGAAHGTAPGGAPAPAAVPGPGTGRRRMTGPVAAEQTPPLDGRTPPAGGPQGLAGARYPEGTPAHGLPRLADGTPARGVPRVRGGHPEQREGGGGWGELGGPGGRTASPYGAPEGPGLLAEPGSPAEPDAPAGRRAPADPGPGVIFPRQRQRHARRQADPAGPRQAYLDAFDAADGDAPASRPHGRPGTPSQAAGPDASVAGRDSRQGSGRGGGATAAARGGDDEPPTGAPAAAKDGKDGKGGKGRTFTGIAAAAVTTVLAVVVAGQAADGRGGQDARGQSAGEQARDARASASRADGRPTPSTSAGAAPLTYDQKMGVKYPLSATLDGPGTFEAVPGIAKAPGTGQKFTYRVDVEKGLGLDAELFAQAVQKTLNDDRSWAHNGARTFERIHSGRPDFVITLASPGTTADWCAKSGLDTTVDNVSCDSAATERVMINAYRWAQGSETYGDEIHAYRQMLINHEVGHRLGYSHVTCDKDGELAPVMQQQTKFLDPAEGIHCLPNAWPYPGR; from the coding sequence GTGGGACGCCACAGCCGCCGCGGGCCCGCCCCCAGGGGCGACTCCGCGGACACAACCGGAACAGCGGAGAGCGGGCCGGGCGCCGCGCACGGAACGGCACCGGGCGGGGCGCCCGCGCCGGCAGCGGTGCCCGGGCCGGGAACGGGCCGCCGGCGGATGACCGGCCCGGTGGCGGCCGAGCAGACGCCGCCGCTGGACGGCCGGACGCCGCCGGCGGGCGGGCCCCAGGGACTCGCGGGGGCGCGCTATCCGGAAGGGACCCCGGCCCACGGTCTGCCGCGCCTGGCCGACGGCACGCCCGCGCGGGGCGTCCCGCGGGTCCGCGGCGGCCATCCCGAGCAGCGGGAAGGCGGTGGCGGCTGGGGCGAGTTGGGCGGACCGGGCGGACGTACCGCGAGCCCGTACGGCGCCCCCGAGGGACCCGGCCTGCTCGCGGAGCCCGGCTCCCCGGCGGAGCCCGACGCTCCGGCGGGCCGTCGCGCCCCCGCGGACCCCGGCCCGGGCGTCATCTTCCCGCGGCAGCGGCAGAGGCACGCACGGCGGCAGGCCGACCCCGCCGGACCCCGGCAGGCGTACCTGGACGCCTTCGACGCCGCCGACGGCGACGCCCCCGCCTCCCGTCCCCACGGCCGCCCCGGCACGCCCTCGCAGGCGGCCGGTCCGGACGCCTCCGTCGCCGGCCGGGACTCCCGCCAGGGCTCCGGCCGAGGCGGCGGCGCCACCGCCGCCGCGCGCGGCGGCGACGACGAGCCGCCCACCGGTGCGCCCGCGGCCGCCAAGGACGGCAAGGACGGCAAGGGCGGCAAGGGGCGCACCTTCACCGGCATCGCGGCCGCCGCCGTCACCACCGTGCTGGCGGTCGTCGTCGCCGGGCAGGCGGCCGACGGGCGGGGCGGCCAGGACGCGCGGGGGCAGTCCGCCGGTGAACAGGCGCGCGACGCCCGCGCCTCCGCCTCGCGCGCGGACGGGCGGCCGACGCCGTCGACGTCCGCCGGGGCGGCGCCCCTGACGTACGACCAGAAGATGGGCGTGAAGTACCCGCTCAGCGCCACGCTGGACGGTCCGGGCACGTTCGAGGCGGTGCCGGGCATCGCCAAGGCGCCCGGCACCGGGCAGAAGTTCACCTACCGCGTGGACGTCGAGAAGGGGCTCGGCCTCGACGCCGAACTGTTCGCCCAGGCCGTGCAGAAGACGCTCAACGACGACCGGAGCTGGGCGCACAACGGCGCCCGCACGTTCGAGCGCATCCACTCGGGGCGGCCCGACTTCGTGATCACCCTCGCCAGTCCCGGCACCACCGCCGACTGGTGCGCCAAGTCCGGCCTGGACACCACGGTCGACAACGTGTCCTGCGACTCGGCCGCCACCGAGCGCGTGATGATCAACGCCTACCGATGGGCGCAGGGCTCGGAGACGTACGGTGACGAGATCCACGCCTACCGGCAGATGCTGATCAACCACGAGGTCGGCCACCGTCTCGGCTACTCGCACGTGACCTGCGACAAGGACGGCGAACTCGCCCCGGTCATGCAGCAGCAGACCAAGTTCCTCGACCCCGCCGAGGGCATCCACTGCCTCCCCAACGCCTGGCCGTATCCGGGCCGTTGA
- a CDS encoding spherulation-specific family 4 protein, which produces MPYLTSTRAGTPKAGVGIGFGVPGLAHPLVAPGEWAQLARPGTPLHWVVLDVAAGPGVRPDPLCREAAGRLRGAGTRVLGRLDTAFGARPLGELTSEAHRYADWYRVDGFLLDHCPSGEAELPGIRHTVAAVRAIRDDAHIVLGHGIHPHHGYAESADQLVTFRGPWSDYRWSQAAEWTADHPPERFCHLVHGVPRAHLDEALLIARRQGAATVYFTDRTDGTARAGGTTRAGGTGTTGGIEGLADPWETMPGYWDDIVSRIGTGVSE; this is translated from the coding sequence ATGCCGTATCTGACCAGCACAAGAGCGGGCACGCCGAAAGCCGGTGTCGGCATCGGCTTCGGCGTCCCCGGCCTGGCACACCCCCTCGTCGCCCCCGGTGAATGGGCGCAGCTCGCCCGCCCCGGCACGCCCCTGCACTGGGTCGTCCTCGACGTCGCCGCCGGGCCCGGCGTCCGCCCCGACCCCCTGTGCCGGGAAGCGGCCGGCCGCCTCCGCGGCGCCGGCACCCGCGTCCTCGGCCGCCTGGACACCGCCTTCGGAGCCCGCCCCCTCGGTGAGCTGACCTCCGAGGCGCACCGGTACGCCGACTGGTACCGGGTCGACGGCTTCCTGCTGGACCACTGCCCGTCCGGGGAGGCGGAGCTTCCCGGGATCCGCCACACGGTCGCCGCCGTGCGCGCGATCCGCGACGACGCCCACATCGTGCTCGGCCACGGCATCCACCCGCACCACGGTTACGCGGAGAGCGCCGACCAGTTGGTCACCTTCCGCGGCCCGTGGAGCGACTACCGCTGGTCCCAGGCGGCCGAGTGGACCGCCGACCACCCGCCCGAGCGCTTCTGCCACCTCGTCCACGGGGTCCCGCGCGCGCACCTCGACGAGGCCCTGCTCATCGCGCGCCGCCAGGGCGCCGCGACGGTCTACTTCACCGACCGCACGGACGGCACCGCTCGCGCGGGCGGTACCACTCGCGCGGGCGGCACCGGCACGACCGGCGGCATTGAGGGGCTCGCCGACCCCTGGGAGACCATGCCCGGCTACTGGGACGACATCGTCTCGCGCATTGGAACAGGTGTCTCGGAATGA
- a CDS encoding DUF3492 domain-containing protein has translation MRIGLLTEGGYPYVSGDADPWCDRLVRGLAQHEFDIYALSAGEHQENEGWVPLPPQVGRVRTAPLWGTEDDGVNYGRRARRRFAEHYGELAAVLCADASQEPSGASGTSALSQADRFANALYGLAELAREEGGPARALRSEHAVRALERACRAPDATRLARQARVADLLTTAAHLERILRPLSLDWYGQDGLGAVDLCHAASGGAAAVPGLLARHFSRVPLLVTEYGVRLRAHYLTAAEASPPVRSLLAAFHGRLAAETYRQAALVTPGNAHARRWQERCGADRARIRTVYPGMDASPFAEVGEAPERADPDTLVWAGPIEPAKDLVSLLHAFAEIRAHEPKARLRIIGTPAGPEGETYLHHCRELAELLFPDAARGPLAPGGPPVSFERSGGPEVPTSADAYAGGAVVVLSSAVEGFPSVLVEAMLCGRATVSTDVGAVREVIGGTGLVVPPDDPRALAEACVTLLRDPQRRARLGAAARARALELFTVEQNIAAFHGIYLEIVSRVPVRRVLLDDAGRPLPFAAPAEAHLPGHWSGTTSSAAARGGPRWATRPPVAVPAVTEGAR, from the coding sequence GTGCGCATCGGGTTGCTTACGGAGGGTGGCTATCCGTATGTGAGCGGTGACGCCGACCCCTGGTGCGATCGGCTCGTGCGCGGGCTCGCCCAGCACGAGTTCGACATCTACGCGCTGAGCGCCGGTGAGCACCAGGAGAACGAGGGTTGGGTGCCGCTGCCGCCTCAGGTCGGCCGGGTGCGCACCGCGCCGCTGTGGGGCACCGAGGACGACGGGGTGAACTACGGGCGGCGCGCGCGCCGGCGCTTCGCCGAGCACTACGGCGAACTCGCGGCCGTTCTGTGCGCGGACGCTTCCCAGGAACCGTCCGGCGCCTCCGGGACCTCCGCGCTCTCGCAGGCGGACCGTTTCGCCAATGCTCTCTACGGTCTCGCCGAGCTGGCCCGCGAGGAGGGAGGCCCGGCCCGCGCGCTCCGCTCCGAACACGCCGTACGCGCCTTGGAACGCGCCTGTCGCGCACCGGATGCCACGCGCCTCGCCCGCCAGGCGCGCGTGGCCGATCTCCTCACCACCGCCGCACACCTCGAACGGATCCTGCGCCCCCTCTCGCTCGACTGGTACGGGCAGGACGGACTCGGCGCGGTCGACCTGTGCCACGCGGCCTCCGGCGGTGCGGCGGCCGTCCCCGGCCTGCTCGCCCGGCACTTCTCCCGCGTCCCCCTGCTGGTGACCGAGTACGGGGTGCGGTTGCGCGCGCACTACCTGACCGCCGCGGAGGCCTCCCCGCCCGTACGGTCCCTGCTCGCCGCCTTCCACGGTCGGCTGGCCGCCGAGACCTACCGGCAGGCCGCCCTCGTCACCCCGGGCAACGCGCACGCCCGCCGCTGGCAGGAGCGCTGCGGAGCCGACCGGGCCAGGATCCGCACGGTGTACCCGGGCATGGACGCGTCCCCCTTCGCCGAGGTGGGGGAGGCCCCCGAGCGCGCGGACCCGGACACCCTGGTCTGGGCCGGGCCGATCGAGCCCGCCAAGGACCTGGTGTCCCTGCTGCACGCCTTCGCCGAGATCCGCGCGCACGAGCCGAAGGCCCGTCTGCGGATCATCGGCACCCCCGCCGGACCGGAGGGCGAGACCTACCTCCACCACTGCCGCGAACTCGCGGAGCTGCTGTTTCCCGACGCGGCGCGGGGCCCGCTCGCGCCCGGCGGTCCTCCGGTGTCCTTCGAGCGGTCCGGCGGGCCGGAGGTCCCCACGTCCGCCGACGCGTACGCCGGCGGGGCCGTGGTCGTCCTGTCCAGTGCCGTCGAGGGCTTCCCGTCCGTCCTGGTCGAGGCGATGCTGTGCGGCCGTGCGACCGTCTCCACGGACGTCGGCGCCGTGCGGGAGGTCATCGGCGGCACCGGCCTCGTCGTCCCCCCGGACGATCCGCGCGCGCTCGCCGAGGCGTGCGTGACGCTCCTGCGCGACCCCCAGCGCCGCGCACGCCTGGGCGCCGCGGCGCGCGCCCGCGCCCTGGAACTGTTCACCGTCGAGCAGAACATCGCGGCCTTCCACGGCATCTACCTGGAGATCGTCTCGCGCGTCCCGGTCCGCCGCGTCCTGCTGGACGACGCCGGAAGGCCGCTCCCGTTCGCCGCCCCCGCCGAGGCCCACCTGCCGGGCCACTGGTCCGGCACCACCTCCTCCGCCGCGGCCCGGGGAGGCCCCCGCTGGGCCACGCGCCCGCCGGTCGCCGTCCCGGCCGTCACCGAGGGGGCGAGATGA
- a CDS encoding NAD-dependent epimerase/dehydratase family protein has translation MRVLLIGANGYIGRFVADRLLADPAVQLTALGRGDDADVRFDLATGSPGALTRFLDAVQPGVVINCAGATRGGARELTRHNTVAVATICEALRRSSCSARLVQIGCGSEYGPSQPGSSTAEDAVPGPGGPYGVSKLAATELVLGSGLDAVVLRVFSPAGPGTPAGSPLGRLAEAMRRAMQSGDGELRLGGLGVQRDFVDVRDVARAVHAASLSAAQGVINIGSGRAVRLRDVAATLARVAGYGGALHELDGPHGTPLRPAIGHPRTESLSHRAEALTHPRSELLSHLGHQGHAGHPGHPGHSAAARADADHPPAPPVAYPYPDGCGSWQQADVRTARDRLGWRPRINLEESLADIWMEAACRI, from the coding sequence ATGAGAGTCCTGCTGATCGGAGCCAACGGTTACATCGGCCGCTTCGTCGCCGACCGCCTCCTCGCCGATCCCGCCGTCCAGCTCACCGCCCTCGGCCGCGGCGACGACGCCGACGTCCGCTTCGACCTCGCCACCGGCAGCCCCGGCGCGCTCACCCGCTTCCTCGACGCGGTCCAGCCCGGCGTCGTCATCAACTGCGCCGGTGCCACCCGCGGGGGCGCCCGGGAACTGACCCGCCACAACACCGTCGCGGTCGCCACCATCTGCGAGGCCCTGCGCCGCAGCAGTTGCAGCGCCCGCCTGGTGCAGATCGGCTGCGGCTCCGAGTACGGCCCCAGCCAGCCCGGCTCCTCCACCGCGGAGGACGCCGTGCCCGGCCCCGGCGGCCCCTACGGTGTGAGCAAGCTCGCCGCGACGGAACTGGTCCTCGGCTCCGGCCTGGACGCCGTCGTCCTGCGCGTCTTCTCACCCGCCGGCCCCGGCACGCCCGCCGGGTCCCCCCTGGGCCGCCTGGCCGAGGCCATGCGCCGCGCCATGCAGTCCGGCGACGGGGAGCTCAGGCTGGGCGGCCTCGGCGTCCAGCGCGACTTCGTCGACGTCCGCGACGTGGCCCGCGCAGTCCACGCCGCCTCCCTCTCCGCCGCGCAGGGCGTCATCAACATCGGCTCGGGCCGCGCCGTCCGCCTCCGCGACGTCGCCGCCACCCTCGCCCGTGTGGCCGGCTACGGCGGTGCCCTGCACGAGCTGGACGGCCCGCACGGCACACCGCTCAGGCCGGCCATCGGCCACCCGCGCACCGAGTCCCTGAGCCACCGCGCCGAGGCCCTGACCCACCCCCGCAGCGAACTCCTCAGCCACCTCGGCCACCAGGGGCACGCGGGACACCCTGGTCACCCGGGCCACTCCGCCGCGGCCCGCGCCGACGCCGACCACCCGCCCGCGCCCCCGGTCGCCTACCCGTACCCGGACGGCTGCGGCAGTTGGCAGCAGGCCGATGTGCGCACCGCCCGCGACCGTCTGGGCTGGCGGCCCCGCATCAACCTGGAGGAGTCCCTCGCCGACATCTGGATGGAGGCGGCATGCCGTATCTGA